A region from the Candidatus Zixiibacteriota bacterium genome encodes:
- a CDS encoding thiamine pyrophosphate-dependent enzyme: METLALIDKIKNYDGKKPSKLKPNQPLEAYSGKTPAELKKMLRTMLTARRVEREEKLLLRKGYNRFFIGCGGKELMDVALAEFSTASDPFSGYYRNKAFDLHRGTTLWDKMLEAIGDPRSRNKGQQIPAHPGYSDLGIIPQSSPTGAHALEHAGISEAVKHPSPVSQLSQFPGGAYPKDAVSILCIGEGSTSETEFNRAVFYTTFYKTRAIFAIYNCGWAISVNVHEQYPDGDPTASHAGLTKYGLKIMHFDGTDIKEALANVKEAFDYTREGKGPVLMNVKTTREGSHSGSDDQSFYMDPVELDWHTYNDCILKTCNAFIEDGVIAPQEVGEMWDELDIEISALSAKAVASFQPKTTQFIQDLVYTYNFEDIKKTWKAYRDLSKVNREANYKRYHEKGYFTTPEIPEKAGPMTMRFAINYTLFDLFQLTEDILLFGEDVADFSGHMVEEKEKQTKLKGKGGVFLVTKNLQREFGNHRCFNSPLDEAGILGRASGHVYQGRRPMPEIQFLDYMSPAYQILKDRIATTYQRSGGEFKMPMTIRCTFGGYKQGAGAFWHSESNMGTWMNFPGMHIVTPSNAYDAAGLLKTAWACDDLVLFCESVALYNRRDWDGIPIETELPGIDELIPFGVARVYNPENTDVGIITYSATVQMSRKAAEILKDRGINIRIVDLRTLKPIDEKEIINTAKECGKVLIVTEDRFPGGCGATISSIITQGEGLFHLEAPVKLLTAIDARVAYGMDGDEACLPTVDKIVAAVEDLFNNY, translated from the coding sequence TTGGAAACGCTTGCGCTAATCGACAAGATTAAGAACTATGATGGTAAAAAGCCGTCAAAGTTAAAACCCAATCAACCGCTCGAAGCTTATTCGGGTAAGACACCCGCCGAGCTCAAAAAGATGCTTCGAACCATGCTCACCGCCCGCCGAGTTGAGCGGGAGGAAAAACTCCTGCTTCGCAAAGGATATAACCGATTTTTTATCGGTTGCGGCGGAAAAGAACTCATGGATGTCGCGCTGGCGGAGTTTTCGACGGCCAGCGATCCCTTCAGCGGTTACTACCGCAATAAGGCATTTGATCTCCATCGTGGCACCACCCTGTGGGACAAAATGCTTGAAGCTATCGGCGATCCGCGTTCCCGAAACAAAGGTCAGCAGATTCCGGCTCACCCTGGCTATTCTGACCTTGGTATTATCCCCCAGTCGTCACCGACTGGAGCCCACGCGCTTGAACATGCCGGTATCAGCGAAGCAGTGAAGCATCCGTCCCCGGTCTCTCAGCTTTCCCAGTTTCCGGGCGGGGCATATCCGAAGGATGCCGTGTCTATCCTTTGTATCGGCGAGGGTTCGACATCGGAAACTGAATTCAACCGCGCCGTTTTCTACACGACCTTTTACAAGACCCGCGCGATTTTTGCAATCTACAATTGTGGCTGGGCTATTTCAGTGAATGTCCATGAGCAGTACCCCGATGGGGATCCGACGGCTTCGCATGCCGGACTGACCAAGTACGGCCTAAAAATCATGCACTTCGATGGGACCGATATCAAGGAAGCCCTTGCCAATGTCAAGGAAGCCTTTGATTACACCCGCGAAGGTAAAGGGCCTGTGCTCATGAACGTCAAGACTACCCGCGAAGGATCGCACTCTGGTTCCGACGATCAGTCTTTTTATATGGATCCGGTTGAACTTGATTGGCATACCTACAACGATTGCATCCTGAAAACATGCAATGCCTTCATCGAAGACGGCGTTATCGCGCCGCAAGAAGTCGGCGAAATGTGGGATGAACTAGATATAGAGATTTCCGCTTTGTCAGCCAAAGCGGTCGCGTCATTTCAGCCCAAAACGACGCAGTTTATTCAGGACCTTGTTTATACCTACAACTTTGAAGATATCAAAAAGACATGGAAGGCATATCGCGACCTGTCAAAAGTAAACCGCGAAGCCAACTACAAACGCTATCATGAGAAGGGTTATTTCACGACCCCGGAAATCCCGGAAAAGGCCGGCCCGATGACTATGCGTTTTGCGATTAACTACACCCTTTTTGATCTATTCCAATTAACCGAAGACATTCTTCTGTTTGGCGAAGATGTCGCTGATTTCTCGGGACATATGGTTGAAGAGAAAGAGAAGCAGACCAAGCTAAAAGGAAAAGGCGGTGTGTTCCTCGTGACCAAAAACCTCCAGCGTGAGTTTGGAAATCATCGTTGCTTTAATTCACCGCTCGACGAAGCCGGCATTCTTGGACGCGCTTCGGGGCATGTCTATCAAGGCCGCCGGCCGATGCCTGAAATACAGTTCCTCGATTATATGTCACCAGCCTATCAGATTCTGAAAGACCGTATCGCGACCACCTACCAGCGCTCGGGTGGAGAATTCAAGATGCCGATGACTATCCGCTGTACATTCGGCGGATACAAGCAAGGGGCTGGAGCCTTCTGGCACTCTGAGTCGAATATGGGTACCTGGATGAATTTTCCGGGTATGCATATAGTGACGCCGTCTAATGCCTATGATGCCGCAGGACTGCTCAAAACAGCTTGGGCCTGTGACGACCTTGTGCTTTTCTGCGAATCAGTCGCGCTCTACAATCGTCGCGACTGGGACGGTATTCCTATCGAAACCGAACTGCCGGGGATTGATGAACTGATTCCGTTCGGTGTCGCGCGGGTCTACAATCCCGAGAACACCGATGTCGGTATCATCACTTACAGCGCCACTGTTCAAATGAGCCGCAAGGCCGCTGAGATCCTCAAGGATCGCGGAATTAACATTCGTATAGTTGACCTTCGCACCTTGAAGCCGATCGACGAAAAAGAGATAATCAATACCGCAAAAGAGTGCGGGAAAGTGCTTATCGTCACTGAGGATCGCTTTCCCGGCGGATGCGGCGCAACTATCTCATCGATCATTACTCAAGGCGAAGGACTCTTCCATCTTGAAGCGCCGGTCAAATTGCTTACCGCAATCGATGCCCGTGTTGCCTATGGTATGGACGGAGACGAAGCGTGTTTGCCGACGGTAGATAAGATTGTCGCTGCGGTAGAGGATCTTTTTAATAACTACTAA
- a CDS encoding oligosaccharide flippase family protein, with amino-acid sequence MFVVKALKRYTLSVIIAKSFSMVLFRQQVTKNILFSWLSFTVRIAVSFLFIPYIASTLGESRYGVWVIVFQTLGYFSLLDFGLERALSKHLAHYLSKQDFGRINRLLSSATALYLGLGTVAIFAAWIVAHYFFGYFQIDDPAVFEEGKTALLIVGLYIGLRFYLVPFGGSLGGFQRHDLANLLQIGEDIIRTLAMVWLLANGYGLATLAMAILITSLARYFAGLLLLKRLHPETNFSPALVTKTDSDELLNYSKISFGITITWLIIFNTDSVILGLFISSAAAGLFAPAMQLFLQIRNVINAIATPLITAVSHLGASGRDKSIAETYLKGVRYASYFSFFASTVAYIYAEPFVALWLPPSFAPTADIIKVLAVGSAFFVPQIIGNAVLFGIERHSKILQVTAIEAALKIALAVILVGDYGLLGIAWANTIPQIILYSAIFPMMVSKELELSARSVIGEMLKFGLISCFIAGLVGAGFTRTWVADNWLMLVIQVGTCTFVSGLVFYFLIDKDEKLWLKTLFKRAL; translated from the coding sequence AAATATTCTTTTCTCTTGGCTCTCCTTTACAGTCAGGATAGCAGTCTCGTTTCTCTTCATTCCCTACATAGCCTCCACCCTCGGCGAATCCCGCTATGGCGTCTGGGTTATAGTCTTTCAGACGTTGGGATATTTCTCACTGCTCGATTTCGGCCTTGAAAGGGCTTTAAGTAAACATCTGGCTCACTATCTCAGCAAACAGGATTTTGGCCGGATTAACAGACTCCTCAGCAGCGCAACCGCGCTCTACCTCGGTTTGGGCACAGTCGCCATATTCGCGGCATGGATAGTTGCCCATTACTTTTTTGGTTACTTTCAAATTGATGATCCGGCCGTCTTCGAAGAGGGCAAAACCGCTTTACTCATTGTCGGGCTTTATATAGGTCTGCGGTTTTATCTCGTCCCCTTTGGAGGAAGTCTCGGCGGTTTCCAGCGTCATGACTTGGCCAATCTTCTCCAAATCGGCGAGGACATCATCCGGACGCTTGCAATGGTCTGGCTGTTAGCAAACGGCTATGGTCTTGCCACCCTGGCGATGGCGATTCTGATTACGAGTCTCGCCAGATACTTCGCGGGTCTTTTGCTCCTGAAGCGGCTGCATCCGGAAACAAACTTCAGTCCGGCTCTGGTTACAAAAACTGACAGCGATGAGCTATTGAATTATTCAAAAATAAGTTTTGGCATCACAATAACCTGGCTAATTATCTTCAACACTGATTCGGTGATCCTTGGACTCTTTATTTCGAGCGCTGCAGCTGGACTTTTTGCGCCCGCGATGCAATTGTTTCTTCAGATTCGTAATGTCATCAACGCTATCGCCACCCCTCTTATCACGGCCGTATCCCACCTTGGGGCATCCGGACGAGACAAAAGTATTGCCGAGACATACTTAAAAGGTGTTCGATATGCCTCATACTTCTCGTTCTTCGCCTCGACGGTCGCATATATCTATGCTGAACCGTTTGTCGCGCTCTGGCTTCCTCCATCCTTTGCTCCGACGGCGGATATCATTAAGGTACTGGCTGTCGGTTCTGCCTTTTTTGTCCCGCAAATAATAGGAAACGCCGTTTTGTTTGGGATTGAGAGACATTCGAAAATTCTACAAGTCACGGCTATCGAAGCCGCGCTCAAAATAGCCTTGGCTGTTATTCTGGTCGGTGACTATGGACTATTGGGAATTGCATGGGCGAATACTATCCCTCAGATCATTCTATATTCGGCCATATTCCCGATGATGGTTTCAAAGGAATTAGAGCTTTCAGCAAGAAGTGTAATTGGTGAAATGCTCAAATTTGGGTTGATCTCATGTTTTATTGCAGGCCTTGTCGGGGCTGGGTTCACCCGGACATGGGTAGCGGATAACTGGCTGATGCTTGTTATCCAAGTCGGAACATGCACATTTGTTTCAGGATTGGTCTTCTATTTTCTGATAGACAAAGACGAGAAGCTGTGGCTGAAAACACTTTTCAAAAGAGCATTGTAG